TGAGGTCCGGCCTTTACCCCGACGGCGTTTCCGAGTATACTTTTCTTAGATTTTCTTCTACTTTATTCGGGAGCCACGCCATGCCCCTGGATCGCTTTGGGCGTCACCTCAACTACCTGCGCATCAGCGTCACCGACCACTGCAACCTGCGGTGCATCTACTGTATGCCCGAGGATATGACTTTTCGCCTCGCGGACGAACTACTCCAGGATGAGGAAATCCTCCGCCTGGTGCGTCTGTTCGCCTCCTTAGGAGTCGAAAAAATCCGCCTCACGGGCGGCGAGCCCACCGTGCGGGCCGGGATTGTGGACCTGGTGCGGGAAATCGCGCGAACGCCGGGCATCCGTCAGGTCACCATGACCACCAACGGCATCCTGCTCTCCCGCCTGGCGCGCCCGTTGGCCAAGGCCGGGCTGCAACGGGTGAACATTAGCCTGGATACCCTCAACCCCGGCAAGTTCCGCCGCCTCACCCGTTGGGGCGACCTGGAGGATGTGCTGGACGGCATCCAGGCGGCCGAGGAGGCCGGGCTGCAACCCGTGAAACTCAACGCGGTGGTGGTGCGGGGCTACAACGAAGAGGATGTGGTGGACCTGGCCGCGCTGACCCTCAGGCACCCGTGGCAGGTGCGCTTTATCGAGATGATGCCCTTCGCCGGGGCCACCGACATCCAGCGCCAGATGGTGGTCACCGCCGCAGAGATGCAGGCGCGCATCGCCGCCGCGCTGGGCCCGCTGAGCCCGGTGAACGGGGGACGGCTGGATGGCGAGGCCCGCCTTTACCGCCTGTCCGAAGCCCGGGGCACCATCGGCTTCATCGCCTCGGTGAGTCAACCCTTCTGCGCGGCCTGCACGCGCCTGCGTCTGACCGCCGACGGTCAGTTGCGCCTCTGCCTGCTGCGGGAGCGTGAAGTGGATTTGCTCACCCCACTGCGCCAGGGGGCCAGCAACGAGGAACTCCGTCGCCTCATCGTGCAGGCCGCCTGGGCCAAACCCTGGGGCCACGGCCTGGCCCAGGGCGAGGTGCCCCTCAACCGCACCATGAGCCAAATCGGTGGGTGACGCCTGTCACCCCTTTGGGAGGAAAAATATGACTCTGCGCGCCGTACTTTTCGACCTGGACGGCACCCTGCGCCACAATCGGCCATCCTGGCCCGACCTGTTCCTGGACACAGCGCAACGCCTCGGCGTTCCGGTGCCCCCCGAGGCCCGCCGTGGTCTCAAGCGTTGGGCTCATCGCTTCTGGGCCGGCTCGGACGAGCTTTTGGAGATGCTCCGCACCCACGGCGAAGGCGAACCTTCTTTCTGGCAGGCCTACACCCAACGCCGCCTGGAAATCCTGGGCTGCTCGCCGGAAAAGGCCGCCGAACTGGCCCCGCGCATTCTGGAAGAATTGCGCGCCGTGGAAGAACCGCCCGATGTGGTGCCGGACCCCGTGCCGGCCACCTTAGAGGCCCTGCACCGCCGGGGCTATCGGCTGGCCGTGCTGACCAACCGCAGCGAACCCCTCAACGGCTACTTGAGTGAAATCGGCCTGGAGGGGTACTTCGATCTGGCCCTGGCGGCCGGGGAAGTGGGCCTCTGGAAACCCAA
This genomic stretch from Anaerolineae bacterium harbors:
- the moaA gene encoding GTP 3',8-cyclase MoaA, whose product is MPLDRFGRHLNYLRISVTDHCNLRCIYCMPEDMTFRLADELLQDEEILRLVRLFASLGVEKIRLTGGEPTVRAGIVDLVREIARTPGIRQVTMTTNGILLSRLARPLAKAGLQRVNISLDTLNPGKFRRLTRWGDLEDVLDGIQAAEEAGLQPVKLNAVVVRGYNEEDVVDLAALTLRHPWQVRFIEMMPFAGATDIQRQMVVTAAEMQARIAAALGPLSPVNGGRLDGEARLYRLSEARGTIGFIASVSQPFCAACTRLRLTADGQLRLCLLREREVDLLTPLRQGASNEELRRLIVQAAWAKPWGHGLAQGEVPLNRTMSQIGG
- a CDS encoding HAD family hydrolase is translated as MTLRAVLFDLDGTLRHNRPSWPDLFLDTAQRLGVPVPPEARRGLKRWAHRFWAGSDELLEMLRTHGEGEPSFWQAYTQRRLEILGCSPEKAAELAPRILEELRAVEEPPDVVPDPVPATLEALHRRGYRLAVLTNRSEPLNGYLSEIGLEGYFDLALAAGEVGLWKPNPAIFHHTVERLGIAPHEAAYVGDNLYADVLGAQAAGLHPVLLDPEGLFPEAPCPVITCLDQLPAVLEQLDRERASAA